In the genome of Telluria mixta, the window GTGGTGCGCGTGCCGTTCCTGTACAACGTCGTCGAAAACGAGGCGGTACCGTACTCGCTGCGCGCGGACGCGTGGAAATACCTGGACTTCGCCATCGACGAGGCGGAAAAGCGCGGCATGTACGTGATCCTCGACCTGCACGGCGCCGTCGGCGGCCAGGCGGCGTCGAGCGAGCAGCACGACGGCTGCGTGGGGCCGGCGGCCATGTGGACCAATTCCACCTACCAGGACCGCACCAAGTGGCTGTGGGACATGATCGCCTCGCGCTACAAGGACCGCGGCGCCGTGCTGGCCTACGACCTGCTGAATGAACCGTGGGGCACCGACGCGACCACGCTCGCGAATTTCGCGTACCAGCTGGCCGCCGTCGTGCGCAACAAGGATCCGAACCACGTGATCCTGCTGCCGGGCCATAACAGCGGCATCGACGCCTACGGCAACCCGGCGTCGCACGGCCTGTCCAACGCCGCGTTCTGGATGCATTTCTATCCGGGCCTGTGGGGCTGGAACGAGGTCTCGGGCGCGACGGCGCAGGCGAACATGTACCAGAACTGGCTGCACTGCGCGACCGGCGACTCGCGCGAAGTCTGCCCGTGGGACGCCAAGCTGACGGCGCTGAACACGCCGTTCCTCGTCGGCGAGTTCCAGCCGTGGACGCTGGTGGGCAGCTACGGCGGGCAGAACACGCGCAAGGCCTTCGACGTGTTCAACTCGCTGGGCTGGGCCGGCACGAGCTGGGCGTACAAGAACACGTCGACGGGCGGTTCCAGCGGCGCCACGTCGGGCTGGGGCTGGGGACTCGTGACCAACAGCGCGAGCGGCGGCACGTACGGCGGCCTGAACGTCAGCACGGCCAGCAATACCCAGGTCGAGGCCTACTTCAAGGCTTTCGGGTCGCAACCGCTCGTGCGCAACGCCGACATCACGTACTGGATGAACTGGCAACCCACCGTCGGCCAGCGCATCGAGGCCGAGATGTTCCAGTACCACGCGGGCATGCAGGTCGAGACGACGACGGACACGGGCGGCGGCTTCAACGTCGGCCACACGGACAACAACGACTGGATGAGCTACCCGGTCAACGTCCCGACCTCCGGCGCGTACACGGTGCAGTTCCGCGTGGCGTCGGCCAACACCGGCGGCCAGCTCGCCTTCAAGAAGGACGCGACGGAACTGGCCGTCGTCACGGTGCCCAATACGGGCGGGTGGCAGAACTGGACCACGGTCAGTGCGACCGTGAACCTGACGGCCGGCCAGCAGAACCTGACGATTTTCTCGAAGGTCGGCGGGTGGAACATGAACTGGTGGCAGCTCACGAAGCAGTGATGCGTGTGATGTTGTTTGCATGTAACAAAAAGTAGTTCCAACGGGAAATAATGCGTGACGCGATGCTAAGATGGACACCTGCCCATTCGCGACCATGCACATCTTTAACTTCCTCCTGTTGGCCGGTGCCGTGGCGGCGCTGTTCCCGGCATCCGTTGCCTGGACGCGCCGCCACGCCCCCGGTGCGCCGGCGCTGCTGGCCATGCAGCTCAGCGCCGCCTGGTGGCTGGCCTGCTACGCGCTGCCGTTCGCGCGCCTGTGGCCGGACGAAGGCATGTTCCTGCGGATGCGCGTCATCTTCCCCGCCGTCGTCAGCATCGCGCCGCTTACGCTGATCTTCGTGCTGAGCTACACCCGCGGCACGAACACATGGCGCCCGTCGCGACTCCTGGCGCTGGCGATCGTGCCTGCCGTCGTACTCGCGGTCGCGTTGTCGCCGCTGCACGACCTGTGCTTCGGCACCTGGCGCGGTGTGGCAACGGACAGCATTTTCCAGATGGGCCCGCTGTTCTGGGTCCATTCGTTGTACAGCTATGTGTTGGTCGGAAAAGCCGTGCTTGCGCTGGTCGCCGCGTATGCGCAGGGATCGACGTACGTCCGGCGCCAGACGCGCATCCTGCTGGGCGCACTCATCGTCCCGATCATCTGCAACGTGACGTTCATCGCGGGCGTGTCGCCGCCGGATCTCGATCCCACCCCGATCGGCCTGGTCGTGAGCGGCATCCTTGTCTCGCTGGCCATCTTCCGCCGCGGCCTGTTCGATCTCGTCGCCGTGGCACGTCAGAAAATCGGGTCGGCGATCACCGACGGCTTCATCGTGATCGATGCGCAGCGGCGTATCGTCGAAAGCAATGCCGCGATCCGGCGAATTTTCGAAATCGGCCAGCCGGTCAAGCCGGGCCGGTTGCTCGGCGAACAACTGGCCGAGCTGGATGAATACGTGGCCCGTCCCGGCAATACCCCGACGACGACGGAATTCGTGCATGGCGGTACGCGGCATCTCGAACTGCGCACGTTTGCCATCTGCGATGACGACGGCAACACGATCGGCGCCGTCCTGATCGTGCGCGACGTCACGGAAGCCAGGAGGACGTCGCTCGCCCTCGAGCAGGCAAACGCGCAGCTCAAGGCGCAACTGGACACCATCCAGTCCATGCAGGCGCAGTTGCAGGAGCAGGTCATCCGCGATCCTCTGACGGGGCTGTACAACCGCCTCTACCTGACGGACGCGCTGGCACGCGAATTGACGTGCAGTGCGCGGACCCAGGGATCGTTCGCCGTCGTCATGATCGATGTCGACCATTTCAAGTCGGTCAACGACGTTTATGGCCACGCGCTCGGCGACGCGATCCTGCGGGCGCTCGGTGGACTGCTCCGGCAACAGGTCAGGCCGACCGATTCCCCATGCCGGTATGGCGGCGAAGAGTTCGTCGTCATCATGCGCGACGTGACGCTGGAGCTGGCTGTCGAACGCATCAACGAATTGCGCGTTGCATTTGCGGCGCTGCGGTTTGCGTCCAACGGCCTCGACGTCAGCCGGACGTTCTCGGCGGGCGTCGCGCTGTTTCCGCTGCACGGTCGCGACGAAGCATCGCTGCTTGCGGCGGCCGACGCGGCGCTGTATGCCGCCAAGGCGGCCGGCAGGAATCAGGTATGCCAGGCGGCCGTGCACGTCGAGTCGTGATTTCTCGGCACCTCACGCCTTCGCCAGGAAACTCGCCAGCGTATCGAGCAGCTTCATCCCATCCGTTCCATCCGGATCGGCCTCGTCCACCGTGGTCGGGATCACATCCGGGTTGTACCCCTCCCACAGCGGCTGGATCAGCCCAGCACCGCTTTCTCCCAGCAGGTTGCGCACGACGCCGAACGCGGTGCGCGGCAGCTCCAGCGCCGCCCATTCCGCCGTCGCGTTGGCGGGCCCCGTCCCGACCGGCACGCCCAGCCTGGTGGCCATCAGCGCGCGCCGGAACTGGCGCAGCTTCTTTGAATAGCCGTCTTCGATCGTGCGGTCGAACGAGACCAGGTCGGCGGCGCAGTCGAACGTGATGCCGCGCCGCCGGAAATGGCTCGTGCCGACCAGCGAATACACGTCGTCGACGATGACCACTGAGCTGCGTATCGCGGTCGCGCGGCCCGGGAAGCCGAGCGGGTGGAACACGGCCAGCCGGTCGCTGATGATGCCCGGGAATGTCGATACGAGCGCCTTGCGTGCGCCGATCGCCTGCTGCACGAACGTCTCGAAATTCATCGGCGGGCCGCTGTGCGCGAAATCGGTGTCCCACGGCAGGGCCACCACCACGCGCAGGTCGCGGTGATCCGTCATGCGGTCGATGATCACCTGGGCCAGGTCCAGCATGTGGGCCGGCGTGCCGCCGTTGTTGGCGGCCGTCGGCGCGAACTGCGCGCTTTCGATGTAGATGAGCTCACGCGCTTCCCCGAGCGCGCGCCGCAGCGACCACAGCGCGTCGCGCCGGCCGTGTTTCGCCACCCAGTATTCGCGCCGGACTTCCCGCAGCAGCCGGTCGCCGTTCGGCGAGTTGACGGTCGGCGGCGTGCCGCCCAGATTGATGGCGTGGTCGACTGGGAATAATTTAACTGCAATTTTGTTAAATCACAAGCGGTCGGTTGCAAAATATTCGTAAATATGTGTGTTGCGTATTCAGGATGGATAACAGGGAAGTCCGGACGGCCAAATGTGAAAAACCCCGGAAACCGAATACCGGCTTCCGGGGTTGCGTTACGCGTTCAGGACCGCTCAGAACCTGCGCGCTTCACGCCCCCGCCACGCCACCATCGCCAGCATGGCAACCAGCATCAGGGCCGCCGTCGACGGTTCCGGAATCGCGGTCACGCTGCTGACCCGGGTCGAAGGCGCCGCCACCAGGATCTGCCCACCGCCGGGGACAAACGGCTGCAGGAACAGGTTGCCCAGGTCGCCGTCGGCGCCCAGGTAGTGCGTCGTGTCGAACAGCGCCCAGCCGAACGTCGTGCCGATGTCGCCCGGCAGCATGGTGAAGGTGACGTCGAAGCTGAACTTGCCGCCGAGCTGGATGGCCTGGACCAGGTCGCCGCCGCCGCCGGCATTGCCGAACACGAAGGGACCGGGCACTGTGCCGGCGACCGTGCCCGTCAGGCTTGCTGCGCCGTCGAGCGCGCCCGTCAGGCCGCTCACGATGGCGGCCGCGGCCGGGGCGCCGTCCAGGCCCAGGAAGTACAGCTCCAGGAACGCAGGACCCGAGCCCAGCGTCGCCGTGTCGATGTCGACGTGGTAGATCGGCGTGGCGGCTGCCTGGCCGCAGGCGCCGGTCAGCGCGGCCGCGAGTGTCAGCCAGGATAAGAAATGCTTGAAGCGAAACATGGTCAGGTCCTTTACTTGATGCTGAAGAGGGCCGGCGTGTACGCGATGCCGACCTTGTTCGGGTTGGAGAAGGTGGTCGTCAGGGTGACGCTCTGGCCCGCGGCCAGGCTGGCGTCAGGCAGCGCGATGTACGGCACGCCATCCTTCACGCCCGTCTGGTTGTCCAGCGTGACGCCTGCGCTCAAGGCCTGCAGGCGCAGATGCAGCGGACCGGTCAGGGTCTGGCCACCGGTATTCGTGATCGTCACCGTACCCGTGTACTTGTTGGTGAACCGGTTCACCGTCAGGCCCGAGCGCGCGATCGACACGGAGGACGTCACATCCACCGACTTGTCGATCGACACCGTCACCGTGTGTGCCTGTTCGGTGTTGCCCGCCCAGTCCTTGCTCCAGTAGCCCACCGTGTGCGTGCCGCTCGTGGTCAGCGTGACGGTGTTCCCCGTCTGCTGGGCGCCGCCGTCGACCGTGTAATACGTCGCTGCGACACCCGAGCCGCCCTGGTTGTCCGTGGCCGCGAACGTGACCGTCGCGTCCGTGGTTACCGTGCCCTGCGGCGCGGTGGCCGTCGTGACCGGTGCGGTCGTGTCCGCGCCGTGTACCGTACCGTGCAGGCGCACCTCGTTCATGTTGCCGAACCAGGCGTTCGGGTTGTAGACGCGGATATAGCGGTAGGGCACCATACCCGTGACCGGCAGCGTCTGCCAATCCGCCGTCGACTTCGCCGCCGGGGTCAAGGTGATCCAGTTGGCATTGTCGTTCGAGCCCTGGAACACGGCGCCGTTGATGCGCGTGAAGTACTGGTCCTGGCGGGCGAGGATTTCGGTGCTCGCCAGGCTGACCTGGTTGCCTTCCTTGAAGTCGAAGACGACCCACGAGCCCGTACCCGAGCCGCCGGAGCCGTTGCGGAAATCCGAACCCGTGGCCACATTCGCGTCGAACAGGGCGTTCACGTTCGTCAGCGTGGTGGCGGCGTTGCGGTTCGTGGTCGAGTCGATCAAGGTCGCAATCCCCGGGACGTTGCGGATGACGTCGCTCTCGTCGACCAGGGTGAGCGTGGTGCTGTCCGTCGTCTCGGTGACCTGGTAGCCGGGCTTGCCGTCCTGCGTGACATAGTTGATGGCGAACTTCACCGGGCCCGGCTGCGTGCCCTGGGGCAGGGTAGCGGTGGCCACGTACGAGATGTTGTCCGTGGTGGTGAGCGTCGCGGGCAGGCCGTCGATCGTGACCGTCACGTTACTGATCGCTTCCTTGGCCGTGAAGTTCAGTTTCACCGTATTGCCCGGCACGACGCGGTTACGCAAGGCTTGCGCCGAGGTGAGCGACGCGGAGGCGATCCGGTTGGTCGACGCCGTCACGCCGTACAGGCGCAGTTCGGTCATGTTGCCGAACCAGGCGTTGGCGTTGGTCATGCGGATGTAACGGTACGGCGTCGTGTCGGTGATCTTCAGCGTCTGCCAGTCCGGATTGTTCACCGCGGCGGTCGAGATCGTCGTCCAGGTCGTATTGTCATTGGAGCCCTGTACCAGGGTGCCATTGATACGGCCGGCGTTGTTGTTCTGGAGGCCGATGACGTCGACGCGCGACAGTGCCACGGTGCCACCGCCCCGGAAATCGAACTCCAGCCAGCTGTTGTTGCCGCTGCCGTTGAGACGGAGATCGGTCTGCGTCGTGAGGTTGTTGTCGAACAGCCTGCTGGCGTTTGTCAGCACATCGGTCGCGTTGCGGCCGTTGGAATCCGTCACGGTCGTGATGTCGAGCAGGTTACCGATGTAATCCTTCTGGTCCGCGATGAACAGCGTGCTGGAATCCGTCGTGAACAGGACCGGTTCAGCGGGCTTGCCGTCGGCGGTGGTGTAGTTCATGAGGAGCTTCACCGTTCCAGCCGGCGTGGTGGACTTGACGACTGCCGTTGCCGTCCAGTTCAGGTTGTCGGTGGTGGTGAGGGTTGCGGGTTCGCCCTGGATCGTCGCCGTCACATTGTTGATCGGCTCGGAGGACTGGAACGTGACCTTGATCGTATTGCCCGTCACGACCCGGTTCTTCAGCGCCTGGTCCGAGCTCATCGACACGTTGGTCAGCTTGTTCACCGTTTCATAGCGGGTACCGAAGATCCTGAATTCGCCGAGCTCGAGGATGTTGTACGACCACAGCAGATCGACCATGGAGATCTTGAAGAAGCGATAGCGCTGGGTGCGGAACTCGTCCGCCACGTTCAGCGTCTGCACGTCCTCGATCCCACGCGTCTTGTCAGGCGTGATCTGCGTCCAGTTCTCGTTGTCGTTGGAACCGAAGATGGTCACGCCGCCGACGCGTTCCGGGAAGCTGGTACGCGGCTGGATCTGGAACGCGGTCGCCGCCACCTTGAAGCTGGGACCGAAGTCCAGCGTCATCGTGCGATTGCTGTCCCGCGCGATCGTGAACGCGATGAAGCTGTCGGTGTTGTTATCGACGCCGTTCGCTGCCCAGTCGCCGAAGTTCGTCACCAGGTTCGTCTTGAAGAACAGGTTCGTGTAGTTCATGCTGCCGTCCTTCAGCAGCGGGGTCAGTTCCTGCAGGCCGGAGACCGCGGTGCGCAACGCCGCCAGCTTCTGGAAGTAGGCGTCGTCGGTACCCGACGCGATCGTGCCCTGCAGGTCCGCGTAGGCGCTTTCGTAGGCCGTCTTCGTCGCCGTCACGTACAGCGTGTCCGGCTTGACGGGCGCCGTCACGGCCGTCACTGCCGACTGCCGGTCCGCGCCCACGACGACGATGACCCGCTTGGTGGTCACCGTCGTGCCGTCCGAGGCTTCGGCGACGAACGTGTACGTACCGGCCTGCGTCGGCTTCCACGAGAATGCGCCCGTGCTGGTGTCGAACGTGGCGCCCGGCGGCAGGTTGTCCATGTTGTAGGTCACCACGTCGCCCGCGGCCGGGTCGGTGGCCGACAGGTCGAGCGTCACCGGGATGGTGGCGCCGGCATACGTGTAGGCCGTCGCGTCGCCGCTGCCGGCCTTGAAGACCGGCGGACTCAGCAAGGTGCTGGACTGGGCGTGGATGTGGTCGATGTCGACCGTCGTACCGTTGCCGGTGACGGTGAGCGGCAGCAGATCGGGGATGTTCGTCGGCACCACGACGTAACGCCACTGGCCCCGCGTATTCGGCAACGTGAG includes:
- a CDS encoding carbohydrate-binding protein, yielding MNRNLVPTTRRAAALLALAGGLLAASAQAQTALPGTVQAETYAGMSGVVIEPTADTGGGSDVGYIDTGDWMSYSVNPSSSGWYTVSYRIATTGTTGQVVLSQNGQDMGPTIALPNTGGWQNWQTVTTRVFLSAGPQSIAVYAKGGGFNLNWIGFAKEAVGSLPMVHQSGKYWVDANGKRLNLRGTNLGNWLAMEFWMLGSSISTSNGAVPDQCTLENTLTSRFGATEKERLMGVWRDNWITTRDFDQMAAMGMNVVRVPFLYNVVENEAVPYSLRADAWKYLDFAIDEAEKRGMYVILDLHGAVGGQAASSEQHDGCVGPAAMWTNSTYQDRTKWLWDMIASRYKDRGAVLAYDLLNEPWGTDATTLANFAYQLAAVVRNKDPNHVILLPGHNSGIDAYGNPASHGLSNAAFWMHFYPGLWGWNEVSGATAQANMYQNWLHCATGDSREVCPWDAKLTALNTPFLVGEFQPWTLVGSYGGQNTRKAFDVFNSLGWAGTSWAYKNTSTGGSSGATSGWGWGLVTNSASGGTYGGLNVSTASNTQVEAYFKAFGSQPLVRNADITYWMNWQPTVGQRIEAEMFQYHAGMQVETTTDTGGGFNVGHTDNNDWMSYPVNVPTSGAYTVQFRVASANTGGQLAFKKDATELAVVTVPNTGGWQNWTTVSATVNLTAGQQNLTIFSKVGGWNMNWWQLTKQ
- a CDS encoding histidine kinase N-terminal 7TM domain-containing diguanylate cyclase, which encodes MHIFNFLLLAGAVAALFPASVAWTRRHAPGAPALLAMQLSAAWWLACYALPFARLWPDEGMFLRMRVIFPAVVSIAPLTLIFVLSYTRGTNTWRPSRLLALAIVPAVVLAVALSPLHDLCFGTWRGVATDSIFQMGPLFWVHSLYSYVLVGKAVLALVAAYAQGSTYVRRQTRILLGALIVPIICNVTFIAGVSPPDLDPTPIGLVVSGILVSLAIFRRGLFDLVAVARQKIGSAITDGFIVIDAQRRIVESNAAIRRIFEIGQPVKPGRLLGEQLAELDEYVARPGNTPTTTEFVHGGTRHLELRTFAICDDDGNTIGAVLIVRDVTEARRTSLALEQANAQLKAQLDTIQSMQAQLQEQVIRDPLTGLYNRLYLTDALARELTCSARTQGSFAVVMIDVDHFKSVNDVYGHALGDAILRALGGLLRQQVRPTDSPCRYGGEEFVVIMRDVTLELAVERINELRVAFAALRFASNGLDVSRTFSAGVALFPLHGRDEASLLAAADAALYAAKAAGRNQVCQAAVHVES
- a CDS encoding NF038129 family PEP-CTERM protein, with translation MFRFKHFLSWLTLAAALTGACGQAAATPIYHVDIDTATLGSGPAFLELYFLGLDGAPAAAAIVSGLTGALDGAASLTGTVAGTVPGPFVFGNAGGGGDLVQAIQLGGKFSFDVTFTMLPGDIGTTFGWALFDTTHYLGADGDLGNLFLQPFVPGGGQILVAAPSTRVSSVTAIPEPSTAALMLVAMLAMVAWRGREARRF
- a CDS encoding discoidin domain-containing protein → MAMSVGIAATLVPYPGQVAMAADPIDTMVTSYQPVISESIDASGFKHPGVGLTKETLETMRAQVLAKKEPWNTHFNMMLKSGKASRTVGIANVNGADPTQPRILGIDSQGANGLFIADSLTVYTQAILYYVTGDDVYRANAMRILRLYEKMDPSKYVYFVDSHIHTGIPLSRMMSGAEILRYTSTQTPALEWTDDDTRLLSANLVTPVIQTFDNCNCRFMNQHLYTTIAKMSGSIFMGDRDGYNTAVEWFTVNKDAPDPAWTGSIKQLFRTVTKNDATGEAIPPQIQHVEMGRDQAHGAGDLTNSEILARLMMAQGTKVDPVTGTPSTDANAVGPYEFMDDRLLAVHELFGKFMTGYEIPWVPVAMSVNPDGSIRAMYTNVSQSYRGRLTQNTWEAFYYYKYVRGIDLEQVSPGYTTIYAKRKAYNWDGADGGGDFWLTIPKAAEAEGSKYLGIPIVDPYREVEDRFTPLAGTSVAQTEGSTGYVRSTASSEGTRIAVFSYNGVAVPNFGLRIRTNGQVMLDAYGIPLTLPNTRGQWRYVVVPTNIPDLLPLTVTGNGTTVDIDHIHAQSSTLLSPPVFKAGSGDATAYTYAGATIPVTLDLSATDPAAGDVVTYNMDNLPPGATFDTSTGAFSWKPTQAGTYTFVAEASDGTTVTTKRVIVVVGADRQSAVTAVTAPVKPDTLYVTATKTAYESAYADLQGTIASGTDDAYFQKLAALRTAVSGLQELTPLLKDGSMNYTNLFFKTNLVTNFGDWAANGVDNNTDSFIAFTIARDSNRTMTLDFGPSFKVAATAFQIQPRTSFPERVGGVTIFGSNDNENWTQITPDKTRGIEDVQTLNVADEFRTQRYRFFKISMVDLLWSYNILELGEFRIFGTRYETVNKLTNVSMSSDQALKNRVVTGNTIKVTFQSSEPINNVTATIQGEPATLTTTDNLNWTATAVVKSTTPAGTVKLLMNYTTADGKPAEPVLFTTDSSTLFIADQKDYIGNLLDITTVTDSNGRNATDVLTNASRLFDNNLTTQTDLRLNGSGNNSWLEFDFRGGGTVALSRVDVIGLQNNNAGRINGTLVQGSNDNTTWTTISTAAVNNPDWQTLKITDTTPYRYIRMTNANAWFGNMTELRLYGVTASTNRIASASLTSAQALRNRVVPGNTVKLNFTAKEAISNVTVTIDGLPATLTTTDNISYVATATLPQGTQPGPVKFAINYVTQDGKPGYQVTETTDSTTLTLVDESDVIRNVPGIATLIDSTTNRNAATTLTNVNALFDANVATGSDFRNGSGGSGTGSWVVFDFKEGNQVSLASTEILARQDQYFTRINGAVFQGSNDNANWITLTPAAKSTADWQTLPVTGMVPYRYIRVYNPNAWFGNMNEVRLHGTVHGADTTAPVTTATAPQGTVTTDATVTFAATDNQGGSGVAATYYTVDGGAQQTGNTVTLTTSGTHTVGYWSKDWAGNTEQAHTVTVSIDKSVDVTSSVSIARSGLTVNRFTNKYTGTVTITNTGGQTLTGPLHLRLQALSAGVTLDNQTGVKDGVPYIALPDASLAAGQSVTLTTTFSNPNKVGIAYTPALFSIK